A portion of the Natronococcus sp. AD-5 genome contains these proteins:
- a CDS encoding HAD family hydrolase: MVSEYDYWLLDLDGTLVDVEWSYTREVFDRVGDRLGREFTDREADILWNGLTGSRDRQLREWGIEPRSFWKAFHAEEDPLVRAEQTYLHEDAAFVADLDVPVGLVTHCQEFLCEPVLDNVGIRDWFDVRLCCTEETGWKPDPEPVRSVVADLGVAHNGHKGVLAGDGANDVGAAWNAGLDAIHVERVGHERRGQCVLGDYRVRTFDELY, translated from the coding sequence ATGGTCTCCGAGTACGATTACTGGCTGCTCGACCTCGACGGGACGCTCGTCGACGTCGAGTGGTCGTACACCCGGGAGGTCTTCGACCGGGTCGGCGACCGACTCGGCCGCGAGTTCACGGACCGGGAGGCCGACATCCTCTGGAACGGCCTCACCGGCTCCCGGGATCGCCAGCTACGGGAGTGGGGTATCGAACCCCGGTCGTTCTGGAAGGCGTTCCACGCCGAGGAAGATCCGCTCGTGCGGGCCGAGCAGACCTATCTCCACGAGGACGCGGCGTTCGTCGCCGATCTCGACGTCCCCGTCGGGCTCGTCACCCACTGTCAGGAGTTTCTCTGCGAACCGGTGCTCGACAACGTCGGCATTCGCGACTGGTTCGACGTCCGGCTCTGCTGTACGGAAGAAACCGGCTGGAAGCCCGATCCGGAGCCCGTTCGGTCCGTCGTGGCAGACCTCGGCGTCGCACACAACGGGCACAAGGGTGTGCTGGCCGGCGACGGCGCGAACGACGTCGGCGCGGCCTGGAACGCCGGTCTCGACGCGATCCACGTCGAACGGGTCGGCCACGAGCGCCGCGGACAGTGCGTCCTCGGAGATTACCGCGTCCGGACGTTCGACGAACTCTATTGA
- the lwrS gene encoding LWR-salt protein translates to MDAEYVFRVRLRLEPAAESVRVDPDSAEATVTVSRDAPDPGTEGWLFFRNALWRGEVADQRYARQLAADWLGEPLGAIESVEFREFQADEEYFDAMKGEIASNLEAFKADNVSEVLSKYLGSSIRLPSDADE, encoded by the coding sequence ATGGACGCCGAGTACGTCTTTCGCGTGCGGCTCCGCCTCGAGCCAGCCGCGGAATCGGTCCGCGTCGACCCGGACTCCGCCGAGGCGACCGTCACGGTCTCGCGCGACGCCCCCGACCCGGGCACGGAGGGATGGCTGTTCTTCCGGAACGCGCTCTGGCGCGGCGAGGTCGCCGACCAGCGGTACGCCAGACAGCTCGCCGCGGACTGGCTCGGCGAGCCGCTCGGCGCGATCGAGTCCGTCGAGTTCCGCGAATTTCAGGCCGACGAGGAGTACTTCGACGCGATGAAAGGCGAGATCGCGTCGAATCTCGAGGCGTTCAAGGCCGACAACGTGTCCGAGGTCCTCTCGAAGTATCTCGGCTCGAGTATTCGACTCCCCAGCGACGCGGACGAGTAG
- a CDS encoding 4a-hydroxytetrahydrobiopterin dehydratase: protein MADLLSDDEIDAQLPDEWAQEGDEIARTYEFDDYLRGVNFAQMVGEIAEAQFHHPEIIIRYEEVEIRLTSHEAGGITEDDIEMAELIESERSG from the coding sequence ATGGCCGACCTGCTTTCAGACGACGAGATCGACGCGCAACTACCCGACGAGTGGGCGCAAGAGGGCGACGAGATCGCCCGGACGTACGAGTTCGACGACTACCTCCGCGGCGTCAACTTCGCTCAGATGGTCGGCGAGATCGCCGAGGCGCAGTTCCACCACCCCGAGATCATCATCCGGTACGAGGAGGTCGAGATCCGGCTGACCTCCCACGAGGCGGGCGGGATCACCGAGGACGACATCGAGATGGCGGAGCTGATCGAGTCCGAGCGAAGCGGCTGA
- the hemA gene encoding glutamyl-tRNA reductase, whose product MTPTGVITAARVTHESGSVDDLAAASPESQRAGVADLCSVPDVEEAYVLSTCNRVEAYTVTTDAAVGRAALEEFFATSDDDALVVADHDESLRHLLRVAAGLESVILGEDQIIGQVRTAYEDARDAGGIGPMLEAAVTKAIHVGERARTETEINEGVVSLGSAATRLVADDVPLDGATSLVVGAGEMGRLAARSLADAGVDELIVANRTVEHADHLAGELEADASAVPLEALATVVDDADVVITATGSEEPVLAPHHLETGGSDERVIVDLGQPRDVAPAADDLSTVTVYDLDDLESITAETREQRADAASEVEAMIDREFGLLCDQYKRARADEVIAAMYESAERIKARELERALAELDTEDAAQREIVESMADSLVSQLLAPPTKSLREAAAEDDWTTINTALQLFDPDFGGNSRRPPSSVAMRDADRSDVQLGATDDD is encoded by the coding sequence GTGACGCCGACCGGGGTCATCACTGCCGCGCGCGTAACGCACGAAAGCGGTAGCGTCGACGATCTCGCCGCCGCGAGCCCCGAGAGCCAGCGCGCCGGCGTCGCGGATCTGTGTTCGGTGCCGGACGTCGAGGAGGCGTACGTGCTCTCGACGTGTAACCGGGTCGAGGCCTACACCGTCACCACCGACGCCGCCGTCGGTCGGGCCGCGCTCGAGGAGTTCTTCGCGACGAGCGACGACGACGCGCTCGTCGTCGCGGACCACGACGAGAGCCTGCGCCACCTGCTGCGCGTCGCGGCGGGACTCGAGTCGGTCATCCTCGGCGAAGACCAGATCATCGGCCAGGTTCGGACGGCCTACGAGGACGCCCGCGACGCCGGCGGCATCGGCCCCATGCTCGAGGCCGCCGTCACGAAGGCGATCCACGTCGGCGAGCGCGCCCGCACCGAGACCGAGATCAACGAGGGCGTCGTCTCGCTCGGCTCCGCCGCGACCAGACTCGTGGCGGACGACGTCCCCCTCGACGGGGCGACGAGCCTGGTCGTCGGTGCCGGCGAGATGGGGCGGCTGGCGGCCCGCAGTCTCGCGGACGCCGGCGTGGACGAACTGATCGTCGCGAACCGGACGGTCGAACACGCCGACCACCTCGCGGGCGAACTCGAGGCCGACGCCAGCGCGGTCCCGCTCGAGGCGCTCGCGACCGTCGTCGACGACGCCGACGTCGTCATCACGGCCACCGGCAGCGAGGAACCCGTGCTCGCGCCGCACCACCTCGAGACGGGCGGCAGCGACGAGCGGGTGATCGTCGACCTCGGTCAGCCGCGGGACGTCGCGCCGGCGGCCGACGACCTCTCGACGGTGACCGTCTACGACCTCGACGACCTCGAGTCGATCACCGCGGAAACCCGCGAACAGCGGGCCGACGCCGCAAGCGAGGTCGAGGCGATGATCGACCGCGAGTTCGGCCTGCTCTGCGACCAGTACAAGCGAGCCCGAGCCGACGAGGTGATCGCCGCGATGTACGAGTCGGCCGAACGCATCAAGGCGCGCGAACTCGAGCGCGCGCTCGCCGAACTCGACACCGAGGACGCGGCACAGCGCGAGATCGTCGAGTCGATGGCCGACTCGCTGGTCAGTCAGCTGCTCGCGCCGCCGACCAAGAGCCTGCGAGAGGCCGCGGCGGAGGACGACTGGACCACGATCAACACCGCGCTCCAGCTGTTCGATCCCGACTTCGGCGGGAACTCGCGACGGCCGCCGTCGTCCGTCGCGATGCGAGACGCCGACCGGTCGGACGTCCAACTCGGCGCGACCGACGACGACTGA
- a CDS encoding precorrin-2 dehydrogenase/sirohydrochlorin ferrochelatase family protein, producing the protein MIPLLHDFADARVLVFGGGPVGARKARRFAREAEVIVASPTFADEGFGGAELVRAAPEAGAVASWIRRVAPALVVAATNDDAVNEAIATAARERGILVNRADRSGGRDPGSVVVPATVREDPVVVSIATGGTAPALSKYLRRELEETLSGAGEMAAVCAELRTALKARGVAPTRRREIVTDVVNSSDVWTALRTGASKPSQVIEDVLGDQPWAEGDRS; encoded by the coding sequence ATGATCCCACTCCTCCACGATTTCGCGGACGCGAGGGTGCTCGTCTTCGGCGGCGGACCGGTGGGTGCGCGGAAAGCCCGTCGGTTCGCCCGCGAGGCCGAGGTGATCGTGGCCAGCCCGACGTTCGCCGACGAGGGATTCGGCGGTGCCGAACTGGTGCGGGCCGCGCCCGAAGCCGGAGCGGTCGCGTCCTGGATCCGCCGAGTCGCGCCCGCGCTGGTCGTCGCCGCGACGAACGACGACGCGGTCAACGAGGCGATCGCGACCGCCGCCCGGGAGCGAGGAATCCTGGTCAACCGCGCGGACCGATCGGGCGGGCGCGATCCCGGCAGCGTGGTCGTCCCCGCGACCGTCCGGGAGGATCCCGTCGTCGTCTCGATCGCGACCGGCGGGACGGCGCCCGCGCTGAGCAAGTACCTCCGCCGGGAACTCGAGGAAACGCTTTCGGGCGCCGGCGAAATGGCGGCCGTGTGCGCGGAACTGCGGACGGCGCTCAAAGCGCGGGGCGTAGCGCCGACGCGCCGGCGCGAGATCGTCACCGATGTCGTCAATTCTTCCGACGTTTGGACAGCTTTACGTACGGGTGCATCCAAGCCATCGCAAGTGATTGAGGACGTGCTCGGCGACCAACCGTGGGCGGAGGGTGATCGGTCGTGA
- the ahbB gene encoding siroheme decarboxylase subunit beta: MTTDVDLTVRERAVVNAFQGGFPVADDPFEVAAAAVRDDGVDITATELLETIRDLDERGVLSRFGPLVNAQEIGGAATLVAMHVPEDRFDEVVEAVNDRREVAHNYEREHPHLNVWFVVSVAEEERVEEVLSAIEAETGQETYNLPKRQEFRVEAKFYVDGPLDGDGDAGAAGVDCTDQGPDVEPTDATTLTPAERDLVLEIQDGLPLSETPYADVADALGREPEWVLETIARFEREGKIRRIGVVPNHYALGYTENGMTVWNVPDDLVSEVGPEVASLPFVTHCYERPRHEGVWPYNFFAMTHGRSEAESRRRIDRVRETMSEYWDVADDDWDSLFSTRILKKTGIRLEERADANTESP; this comes from the coding sequence ATGACCACTGACGTCGACCTGACGGTCCGCGAACGGGCGGTCGTTAACGCCTTCCAGGGCGGCTTTCCCGTCGCGGACGACCCCTTCGAGGTCGCCGCCGCCGCCGTGCGCGACGACGGGGTCGACATTACCGCGACGGAGTTGCTCGAGACGATCCGCGACCTTGACGAGCGGGGCGTCCTCTCGCGGTTCGGCCCGCTGGTGAACGCCCAGGAGATCGGCGGCGCGGCGACGCTGGTCGCGATGCACGTCCCCGAGGACCGGTTCGACGAGGTCGTCGAGGCCGTCAACGACCGCCGCGAGGTCGCCCACAATTACGAGCGCGAACATCCCCATCTGAACGTCTGGTTCGTCGTGAGCGTCGCCGAGGAGGAGCGGGTCGAGGAGGTGCTCTCCGCAATCGAGGCCGAGACGGGCCAGGAGACGTACAACCTGCCCAAACGGCAGGAGTTCCGCGTCGAGGCGAAGTTCTACGTCGACGGCCCGCTCGACGGGGACGGCGACGCCGGGGCCGCCGGCGTCGACTGCACCGACCAGGGTCCGGACGTCGAACCCACCGACGCGACGACGCTCACGCCGGCCGAGCGCGACCTGGTGCTCGAGATCCAGGACGGACTCCCGCTTTCGGAGACGCCGTACGCCGACGTCGCGGACGCGCTCGGGCGGGAGCCCGAATGGGTGCTCGAGACGATCGCCCGGTTCGAGCGCGAGGGGAAGATCCGCCGGATCGGCGTCGTCCCGAACCACTACGCCCTCGGCTACACGGAGAACGGAATGACCGTCTGGAACGTTCCCGACGACCTCGTGAGCGAGGTCGGTCCCGAGGTCGCCTCGCTGCCGTTCGTCACCCACTGCTACGAGCGACCGCGCCACGAGGGCGTCTGGCCGTACAACTTCTTCGCGATGACCCACGGCCGCAGCGAGGCCGAGAGCCGGCGTCGCATCGATCGGGTCCGCGAGACGATGAGCGAGTACTGGGACGTCGCCGACGACGACTGGGACTCGCTGTTCTCGACGCGGATCTTAAAGAAGACGGGCATTCGACTCGAGGAACGCGCGGACGCGAACACCGAATCCCCGTGA
- a CDS encoding DUF5778 family protein, with protein sequence MTDTLDQDLYQRTKALLEPGDVELNAAIVHTEYDGSEDVQMMQATIDVGDVIAEHAGHDPTDCYVYSGNDDPDFSSNQHQGLTLEGEEFVWECQQLLREGSFDVVIYYEASADHEAILEDVRELGYDVTGVEG encoded by the coding sequence ATGACGGACACACTCGACCAGGACCTCTACCAGCGGACGAAAGCGCTGCTCGAGCCCGGCGACGTCGAACTCAACGCCGCGATCGTCCACACCGAGTACGACGGCAGCGAGGACGTCCAGATGATGCAGGCGACGATCGACGTCGGCGACGTCATCGCCGAACACGCCGGTCACGACCCGACGGACTGCTACGTCTACTCGGGCAACGACGACCCGGACTTCTCCTCGAACCAGCACCAGGGGCTCACCCTCGAGGGCGAGGAGTTCGTCTGGGAGTGCCAGCAGCTGTTGCGCGAGGGGAGCTTCGACGTCGTCATCTACTACGAGGCGAGCGCCGACCACGAGGCGATCCTCGAGGACGTTCGGGAACTCGGGTACGACGTGACCGGCGTCGAAGGGTAG
- the uppS gene encoding polyprenyl diphosphate synthase, whose protein sequence is MNRWLRQRVDAAYEQLLSREIAGAPTHVAVIQDGNRRYARKQGGDATEGHRAGAETTERVLEWCQEIGVEELTLYAFSTENFNRPPEEREALYDLLCEKLREFADAERVHENEVHIRALGAVDRLPERVREAVAYAEERTREYNRFVLNIALAYGGRSELLEAARGVAADVESGAVDPEEIDVETIERRLYDEPVRDVDLIIRTGGDERTSNFLPWHANGNEAAVFFCTPYWPEFSKADFLRGIRTYEHRQESWRRTRARRALALLGAMSDHELVEARSIVDRFRDSLPTAEQPDEEEFEPVDSSGPAAD, encoded by the coding sequence ATGAACCGGTGGCTCCGTCAACGCGTCGACGCGGCGTACGAGCAGTTACTCTCGCGGGAGATCGCCGGTGCGCCGACCCACGTCGCCGTGATTCAGGACGGAAACCGCCGGTACGCCCGAAAGCAGGGGGGCGACGCGACGGAAGGTCACCGGGCCGGCGCGGAGACGACCGAGCGCGTCCTCGAGTGGTGCCAGGAGATCGGCGTCGAAGAGCTCACCCTCTACGCGTTCTCGACGGAAAACTTCAACCGACCACCCGAGGAGCGCGAGGCGCTGTACGACTTGCTCTGCGAGAAACTGCGGGAGTTCGCCGACGCCGAGCGCGTCCACGAGAACGAGGTGCACATCCGGGCGCTCGGCGCCGTCGATCGACTCCCCGAACGAGTCCGGGAGGCCGTCGCGTACGCCGAGGAGCGGACCCGCGAGTACAACCGCTTCGTCCTCAACATCGCGCTCGCCTACGGCGGTCGCTCGGAGCTGCTCGAGGCCGCCCGCGGCGTCGCGGCGGACGTCGAATCGGGCGCCGTCGACCCCGAGGAGATCGACGTCGAGACGATCGAGCGCCGGCTGTACGACGAGCCGGTCCGCGACGTCGACCTGATCATCCGGACCGGCGGCGACGAGCGCACCTCGAACTTCCTGCCGTGGCACGCGAACGGCAACGAGGCGGCGGTGTTCTTCTGTACGCCCTACTGGCCCGAGTTCTCGAAGGCGGACTTCCTCCGCGGGATCCGCACCTACGAGCACCGCCAGGAGTCCTGGCGACGGACGCGGGCCCGCCGAGCGCTCGCCCTGCTCGGCGCGATGAGCGACCACGAACTCGTCGAGGCCCGCTCGATCGTCGACCGCTTTCGCGACTCGCTGCCGACCGCCGAACAGCCGGACGAGGAGGAGTTCGAACCGGTCGACTCGAGCGGCCCGGCGGCCGACTGA
- a CDS encoding undecaprenyl diphosphate synthase family protein — MGLYERYLSLRIRRHEADSPDHVALVITERDLLERGAYETLTDFFEWAFEYASRVTVYVSVLDAAAVPALRRELEAVDAPRSVAVRSPDDRSRADAPIQIGIGLGGKHEFTSAVRTLAESVDAGELEPSEIDDERVEEHLVFPSEPDLVIKTGAERLSDFMIWQSVYSELYFTDVNWRDFRKRDFMRAVREYCNRSRRFGR; from the coding sequence GTGGGTCTGTACGAACGGTATCTCTCCCTTCGCATTCGCCGCCACGAGGCCGACAGCCCCGACCACGTCGCGCTCGTGATCACCGAACGCGACCTCTTGGAGCGCGGCGCCTACGAGACGCTCACCGATTTCTTCGAGTGGGCGTTCGAGTACGCCTCCCGGGTGACCGTCTACGTGAGCGTCCTCGACGCCGCCGCGGTTCCCGCCCTGCGGCGCGAACTCGAGGCCGTCGACGCGCCGCGCTCGGTCGCGGTTCGGAGTCCGGACGATCGGTCGCGGGCGGACGCCCCGATCCAGATCGGCATCGGCCTCGGCGGCAAGCACGAGTTCACGAGCGCGGTCCGAACGCTCGCCGAGAGCGTCGACGCGGGCGAACTCGAGCCGAGCGAGATCGACGACGAACGCGTCGAGGAGCACCTCGTCTTCCCCTCCGAACCGGACCTGGTGATCAAGACGGGCGCGGAGCGGCTCTCCGATTTCATGATCTGGCAGTCGGTCTACTCCGAACTCTACTTCACGGACGTCAACTGGCGGGACTTCCGAAAGCGGGACTTCATGCGAGCGGTGCGGGAGTACTGCAACCGCTCGAGGCGGTTCGGCCGGTAG
- a CDS encoding DUF92 domain-containing protein, giving the protein MTEPVRRAGVFALLGTLSLAVPLFGPRVAAALAAVVLLGAFVVTDGPVFDLLAYPGDYEDGRLYGLITFVLAGVALGLIAAQSSMPTAVFVGTVFLIGYGNVGERLVRTRTDRDVVHATVFCLAATAAAVVGQAAALGLAGVPIEPDAPTILFLAASGALLAALLRDVLLLYDDPVVMLSVGFLLWLLAELDPTLGTAEIAVALAVTVALGYVSYALETASIAGMLTGVLLGLLTIVLGGYGWFAVLISFFAIGGLSTKFRYDQKEDLGVAEENNGARGTGNVLGNAAVGLVAVLGYAASSADLLPVESTLFLFAFAGSVATAMSDTLSSEIGSVFETPRLITTLEPVEPGTDGGVTWQGEIAGLVGAGIVAVISYGLFPEVGPVGAAIIVAAGFVGMTVDSLLGATLEGSLLGNQGVNFLATLSGALVCALLVLSLAIFG; this is encoded by the coding sequence GTGACAGAACCCGTTCGGCGAGCCGGCGTCTTCGCGCTGTTGGGTACGCTCTCGCTCGCCGTTCCGCTCTTCGGTCCGCGAGTCGCGGCGGCGCTGGCCGCGGTCGTGTTACTGGGAGCGTTCGTCGTCACCGACGGCCCCGTCTTCGATCTCCTCGCGTATCCCGGCGACTACGAGGACGGTCGGCTCTACGGGCTCATCACGTTCGTCCTGGCCGGAGTCGCCCTCGGGCTCATCGCCGCGCAGTCGTCGATGCCGACGGCGGTGTTCGTCGGCACAGTCTTCCTCATCGGGTACGGGAACGTCGGCGAGCGGCTCGTACGCACCCGAACGGACCGCGACGTCGTCCACGCCACGGTCTTCTGCCTGGCCGCGACCGCCGCGGCGGTCGTCGGCCAGGCCGCCGCGCTCGGACTCGCGGGGGTTCCGATCGAACCCGACGCACCGACGATACTGTTTCTCGCGGCGAGCGGAGCGCTGCTCGCCGCACTCCTGCGGGACGTCCTGTTGCTCTACGACGATCCCGTCGTGATGCTCTCGGTCGGGTTCCTCCTGTGGCTGCTCGCGGAACTCGATCCCACCCTCGGGACGGCCGAAATCGCCGTCGCACTGGCGGTCACCGTCGCGCTCGGTTACGTCTCCTACGCGCTCGAGACGGCGTCGATCGCCGGGATGCTCACCGGCGTCCTGTTGGGACTGTTGACGATCGTGCTCGGCGGCTACGGCTGGTTCGCCGTGCTCATCTCCTTTTTCGCCATCGGCGGCCTCTCGACGAAGTTCCGCTACGACCAGAAGGAGGACCTCGGCGTCGCCGAGGAGAACAACGGCGCTCGCGGAACCGGAAACGTCCTCGGGAACGCCGCCGTCGGCCTCGTCGCCGTCCTCGGTTACGCCGCCAGCTCCGCCGACCTCCTCCCCGTCGAATCCACGCTCTTTCTGTTCGCGTTCGCCGGCTCCGTCGCGACCGCGATGAGCGATACGCTCTCGAGCGAGATCGGCAGCGTCTTCGAGACGCCGCGGCTGATCACCACGCTCGAGCCGGTCGAGCCCGGCACCGACGGCGGCGTCACCTGGCAGGGGGAGATCGCCGGCCTCGTCGGGGCGGGGATCGTCGCCGTGATCTCCTACGGACTCTTCCCCGAGGTCGGTCCGGTCGGGGCGGCGATCATCGTCGCCGCCGGTTTCGTCGGGATGACCGTCGACAGCCTCCTCGGCGCGACGCTCGAGGGGTCGCTCCTGGGGAACCAGGGCGTGAACTTCCTGGCGACGCTGTCGGGGGCGCTGGTCTGTGCGTTGCTCGTCCTCTCGCTGGCGATATTCGGCTGA
- the dnaG gene encoding DNA primase DnaG, with translation MEDTSKYHIHADVTADGVVERSDVVGAIFGQTEGLLGDELDLRDLRQSQKVGRIDVEIASTKGQSHGHLTIATSLDKVETATLAASLETITRVGPCRASLEITEIEDVRAAKRKEVVDRAKELLRTGFDDSVMTSEEILAEVRQHVRVEDITEYEGLPAGPRVTDSDAIIVVEGRSDVLTLLKYGVKNGIAVEGTNVPDAVAELTRHRTVTVFLDGDRGGDLIFEELSQVGDIDYVAFAPSGESVEELDHHQLFAALRNKVPYDTVSGLNEPREAIAATDGSATPAPPTSSPTTIDEEPPKQSERDESRRLTPASGVGSAPSEDAQLSSASGPHARADADATRLRPDESDAESTADAAADTDPETVYGHATAVIGGGTDRVRFLDENDDVIEEAPASTAYDTLESLESAPTTVVLDEILEQRLLDLAADRGVERIVAHSLGQFTKRPTNVQIHAADEIAETPPEE, from the coding sequence ATGGAAGACACCTCGAAATACCATATCCACGCTGACGTAACCGCTGACGGGGTTGTTGAGCGGAGCGACGTCGTCGGCGCTATCTTCGGTCAGACCGAAGGCTTGCTGGGCGACGAACTCGATCTCCGCGATCTCCGTCAGTCACAGAAGGTCGGCCGCATCGACGTCGAAATAGCCAGCACGAAGGGGCAGTCGCACGGCCATCTCACCATCGCGACCAGCCTCGACAAGGTCGAGACGGCGACGCTCGCGGCCTCGCTCGAGACGATCACTCGCGTCGGTCCCTGTCGCGCCTCCCTCGAGATCACCGAGATCGAGGACGTCCGCGCGGCCAAGCGCAAGGAGGTCGTCGACCGCGCGAAGGAACTCCTCCGGACGGGCTTCGACGACAGCGTGATGACCTCCGAGGAGATCCTCGCGGAGGTGCGCCAGCACGTCCGCGTCGAGGACATCACCGAGTACGAGGGTCTCCCCGCCGGACCGCGAGTCACCGACAGCGACGCTATCATCGTCGTCGAGGGGCGGTCCGACGTGCTGACGCTGCTCAAGTACGGCGTCAAGAACGGCATCGCGGTCGAGGGAACAAACGTCCCCGACGCGGTGGCCGAACTGACCCGTCACCGCACGGTCACGGTCTTTCTCGACGGCGATCGCGGCGGCGACCTGATCTTCGAGGAACTCTCTCAGGTCGGCGACATCGACTACGTGGCGTTCGCCCCGTCGGGGGAGTCGGTCGAGGAACTCGACCATCACCAGCTGTTCGCCGCGCTCCGGAACAAGGTCCCCTACGACACCGTCTCGGGGTTGAACGAGCCCCGCGAAGCGATCGCCGCGACCGACGGCAGCGCGACGCCGGCCCCGCCGACGTCGTCGCCGACGACGATCGACGAGGAGCCCCCGAAGCAATCCGAGCGGGACGAAAGTCGTCGACTGACGCCGGCGTCCGGCGTGGGTTCGGCCCCGTCCGAAGACGCGCAACTGTCATCGGCGAGCGGCCCGCACGCACGTGCGGATGCCGACGCGACCCGCCTACGTCCGGACGAGTCCGACGCCGAGTCGACGGCCGATGCCGCCGCGGATACCGACCCGGAAACCGTCTACGGGCACGCGACGGCGGTCATCGGCGGGGGAACCGATCGAGTCCGGTTCCTCGACGAGAACGACGACGTGATCGAGGAGGCGCCGGCGAGTACCGCCTACGACACGCTCGAGTCGCTCGAGTCGGCGCCGACGACGGTCGTCTTAGACGAGATCCTCGAACAGCGATTGCTCGACCTCGCGGCGGATCGAGGCGTCGAGCGAATCGTGGCCCACTCGCTTGGGCAGTTCACGAAACGGCCGACGAACGTCCAGATTCACGCGGCCGACGAGATCGCCGAAACGCCGCCGGAGGAGTGA
- a CDS encoding ArsR/SmtB family transcription factor, whose protein sequence is MARLFPFRSEPSTGEGQPRVVDLEGEDADAVFGALSSTTARRIYARLDDEPGTPSDVADSIDSSIQNVRYHLEKLEDAGLVEIVDTWYSSRGNEMSVYATTDGPLIVTSDESRASQLRTALSRLVGGIGALAGGSLLVQYGATRWLGSGGPESDEFVPTGGEDSADGGDSGDAPAGDGEGDERVESADQDGPSEEADAERDAEADGEAMTADRESEDGANGADGADIADEGDNTADETVTDTAPEEYNSANESVSPSGGGTEGTETVADGGSDPLTDGGAEAADAIFGTVPPGLLFFLGGLVVLLAVTCYWYWYRPAY, encoded by the coding sequence ATGGCTCGTCTGTTCCCCTTCCGTTCGGAGCCGTCGACCGGGGAGGGGCAACCGCGTGTCGTCGACCTCGAGGGCGAGGACGCCGACGCCGTGTTCGGTGCCCTCTCGTCGACGACGGCCCGGCGGATCTACGCGCGACTCGACGACGAACCCGGAACGCCGAGCGACGTCGCCGATTCGATCGACTCCTCGATTCAGAACGTTCGCTACCACCTCGAGAAACTCGAGGACGCGGGCCTCGTCGAGATCGTCGACACGTGGTACTCGTCGCGCGGCAACGAGATGAGCGTCTACGCGACGACGGACGGCCCGTTGATCGTCACGAGCGACGAGTCGCGGGCCTCGCAGTTGCGGACGGCCCTCTCGCGGCTTGTCGGCGGAATCGGCGCGCTGGCGGGGGGTAGCCTGCTGGTACAGTACGGAGCCACCCGGTGGCTCGGGTCGGGGGGACCGGAGTCGGACGAATTCGTGCCGACGGGGGGCGAAGACAGCGCGGACGGGGGCGATAGCGGCGATGCGCCGGCGGGCGACGGTGAGGGCGACGAACGGGTCGAATCCGCGGATCAGGACGGGCCTTCGGAGGAGGCGGACGCCGAGAGGGATGCGGAGGCCGACGGCGAGGCAATGACCGCCGACAGGGAGAGCGAGGACGGTGCTAACGGTGCTGACGGCGCTGACATCGCTGACGAGGGGGACAACACCGCGGACGAGACCGTCACCGATACCGCACCCGAGGAGTATAACTCGGCCAACGAGAGCGTATCCCCGAGCGGCGGCGGGACCGAAGGAACCGAGACCGTCGCCGACGGCGGCTCCGACCCTCTCACCGACGGCGGTGCCGAGGCCGCGGACGCGATCTTCGGGACGGTCCCGCCGGGACTGCTTTTTTTCCTCGGCGGACTGGTCGTCCTCCTCGCCGTCACGTGCTACTGGTACTGGTACCGACCGGCGTACTGA
- a CDS encoding DUF3311 domain-containing protein produces the protein MPRLELWGWLAVAVGLCALAIPWFLWNDATLVAGIPLWLWWHVGWMVLASVVFWLFARRAWGVGIESPDGDSGDGSRPPRRHGSRTEAGGESR, from the coding sequence ATGCCGCGTCTGGAACTGTGGGGATGGCTCGCGGTCGCCGTCGGGCTCTGTGCGCTCGCGATACCGTGGTTCCTCTGGAACGACGCGACGCTCGTCGCGGGAATCCCGCTGTGGCTCTGGTGGCACGTCGGCTGGATGGTGCTCGCGTCGGTCGTCTTCTGGCTGTTCGCCCGGCGCGCGTGGGGGGTCGGAATCGAATCGCCCGACGGGGACTCGGGCGACGGGTCGCGCCCGCCACGGCGTCACGGCTCGAGAACCGAAGCCGGGGGTGAGTCGCGGTGA